A window of Solidesulfovibrio sp. contains these coding sequences:
- a CDS encoding TonB-dependent receptor plug domain-containing protein gives MFFRRFSLAGPVALGLVLAASPLFAADPQEAGNPAETMLEEVKVVSSPIIEGNRLDSFANETTTVSKEQIWDLNAPDLTSALRRTPGVTISRFDNIGAFGGAEGGAIFIRGKGASRPGAELAVMIDGAPAYISVWNHPLLDYLSVDPANALTVYKSPQPLNFGNGLAAVDMTPKSVAKAGFESRVTAQYGSYNTPQETAETGGKAGRFDYYAAQSYRYSSGSRAMSDGMLTSYYGRLGYDLTDNWQTHATVIRTDNYAMDPGPEGDASQRQGKFVTRDWHMVATVANTYDLADGTLKAYWNSGQGYWYNQSGSSNDTKTDSDLYGLRAKEKLHLWQGGEIAVGADMDWISGQTEFTTDPSLTINSPTDWSFTPGGVSHFDRMTWSIFSPFLGVSQRIGSRDGFHATPSAGLRYYGHSQFQSEWSPQAGLLLGYKDLELHGSYSRGVNYPGLNVAAFSQNVITSLGQNWRDLKAETMDHFEAGAAYAYQDLLKLDLTVFSDNGRDRYVMYPASGKPTGFTNFGEYSIWGLETTATYTPIKDLALFAGLNAMGHTPQYLPYVPNLSLSLGGNYRFLEHFKISADAQYVDEMYVLSETRRVDTRNTSKVDGYWLANAKFSYFFTIPKPKVETELFVAVQNLTNTFYKYKPGYPMPATGVSAGLALTF, from the coding sequence ATGTTTTTTCGCCGTTTCTCCCTTGCCGGCCCTGTCGCGCTTGGCCTCGTTCTGGCCGCCTCGCCGCTGTTCGCCGCCGATCCCCAGGAAGCGGGAAACCCCGCCGAAACCATGCTCGAGGAAGTCAAGGTCGTGTCCTCGCCCATCATCGAGGGCAATCGCCTCGACAGTTTCGCCAATGAAACCACGACGGTCTCCAAGGAACAGATCTGGGACCTCAATGCGCCCGACCTGACCTCGGCCCTGCGGCGCACGCCCGGCGTGACCATCTCCCGTTTCGACAACATCGGCGCCTTCGGCGGCGCGGAAGGCGGCGCGATCTTCATCCGAGGCAAGGGGGCCAGCCGCCCCGGGGCGGAACTCGCGGTCATGATCGACGGTGCCCCGGCCTATATTTCGGTGTGGAACCACCCCTTGCTGGATTACCTCTCCGTGGACCCGGCCAATGCCCTCACCGTGTACAAAAGCCCCCAGCCGCTCAATTTCGGCAACGGGCTGGCCGCCGTGGACATGACGCCCAAAAGCGTGGCCAAGGCAGGCTTCGAATCGCGGGTCACGGCCCAGTACGGCTCCTACAACACGCCCCAGGAAACGGCCGAAACCGGGGGCAAGGCCGGCCGGTTCGATTACTACGCCGCCCAAAGCTACCGCTATTCCTCGGGTTCCCGGGCCATGTCCGACGGCATGCTCACGAGCTACTACGGCCGCCTGGGCTACGACCTGACCGACAACTGGCAAACCCACGCCACGGTCATCCGCACCGACAACTACGCCATGGACCCCGGCCCCGAGGGGGACGCCAGCCAGCGCCAAGGGAAATTCGTCACCCGCGACTGGCACATGGTGGCCACCGTCGCCAACACCTACGACCTGGCCGACGGCACGCTCAAGGCCTATTGGAACAGCGGCCAAGGCTACTGGTACAACCAGTCCGGCTCCAGCAACGACACCAAGACCGATTCGGACCTGTACGGCCTGCGGGCCAAGGAAAAGCTCCACCTCTGGCAGGGCGGCGAGATCGCCGTCGGCGCGGACATGGACTGGATCAGCGGCCAGACGGAATTCACCACCGACCCGTCCCTGACCATCAATTCCCCGACGGACTGGTCGTTCACCCCGGGCGGCGTGTCGCACTTCGACCGCATGACCTGGTCGATCTTCTCGCCCTTCCTCGGCGTCTCCCAGAGGATCGGCTCCAGGGACGGGTTCCACGCCACCCCCTCGGCCGGCCTGCGCTACTACGGGCACAGCCAGTTCCAGTCCGAATGGTCGCCGCAAGCCGGCTTGCTCCTGGGATACAAGGACCTGGAACTGCACGGCAGCTATTCCCGGGGCGTGAACTATCCGGGGCTCAACGTGGCCGCCTTCTCGCAAAACGTGATCACCTCCCTGGGGCAAAACTGGCGCGACCTCAAGGCCGAGACCATGGACCACTTCGAGGCCGGCGCGGCCTACGCGTACCAAGACCTGCTCAAGCTCGACCTGACGGTTTTTTCCGACAACGGGCGCGACCGCTACGTCATGTATCCGGCCAGTGGCAAACCCACCGGATTCACCAATTTCGGCGAGTATTCCATCTGGGGTCTGGAGACCACGGCCACCTACACGCCCATAAAGGACCTGGCCCTGTTCGCCGGCCTCAACGCCATGGGCCATACGCCGCAATACCTCCCCTATGTGCCCAACCTGAGCCTCAGCCTCGGCGGGAACTACCGGTTCCTGGAGCATTTCAAGATCTCGGCCGACGCCCAATACGTGGACGAGATGTACGTGCTTTCCGAAACCAGGCGCGTGGACACCCGCAACACGTCGAAGGTGGACGGCTACTGGCTGGCCAATGCCAAATTCTCCTATTTCTTCACCATCCCCAAGCCCAAGGTCGAAACCGAGTTGTTTGTTGCCGTGCAGAACCTGACCAACACCTTCTACAAGTACAAGCCCGGCTACCCCATGCCCGCAACCGGCGTCTCGGCCGGCCTGGCCCTGACCTTCTAG
- a CDS encoding class I SAM-dependent methyltransferase, translating to MEQPISTAFDRREVFTKLRAHDRLCHGAAYAWLEGFLAGRDRSDLRLLDLGCNDARDMARVLAAGNVAAYTGVDTDTEYLAAAVKQLAGCPAAVDFLPGDAMAALEERKGCVDVIWMGLLLHHFPAPAKARLFSLARGALRPGGSLVTHDPMPGDGESAAAFLERFNAAIEASWTELTPQERGVLVGHWSAHGRHDPVDVVERLAREAGFSTVRRRRLDAAGFYALLRFEA from the coding sequence ATGGAACAGCCCATTTCCACGGCCTTCGACCGGCGCGAGGTCTTCACGAAGCTGCGAGCCCACGACCGGCTGTGCCACGGGGCGGCCTACGCCTGGCTGGAAGGCTTTCTGGCCGGTCGGGACCGGAGCGACCTGCGGCTGCTGGACCTCGGCTGCAACGACGCCCGGGACATGGCCCGCGTCCTGGCCGCCGGGAACGTGGCCGCCTACACGGGCGTGGACACCGACACGGAGTACCTCGCCGCCGCCGTGAAGCAGTTGGCCGGCTGTCCTGCTGCCGTGGACTTCCTTCCCGGCGACGCCATGGCGGCTCTGGAGGAACGCAAAGGCTGCGTGGATGTCATCTGGATGGGGCTTTTGCTCCACCATTTCCCCGCGCCGGCCAAGGCGAGGCTCTTTTCCCTGGCCCGTGGCGCCCTGCGGCCAGGCGGCAGCCTCGTCACCCATGACCCCATGCCCGGCGACGGCGAAAGCGCCGCCGCGTTCCTCGAACGGTTCAACGCGGCGATCGAGGCGTCCTGGACCGAACTGACGCCGCAGGAACGCGGCGTGCTGGTCGGCCATTGGAGCGCCCACGGCCGCCACGACCCCGTCGACGTGGTGGAGCGGCTGGCCCGGGAGGCGGGATTTTCCACGGTGCGCCGCCGACGTCTGGATGCCGCCGGCTTTTACGCACTGCTGCGCTTCGAAGCCTGA
- a CDS encoding class I SAM-dependent methyltransferase, which yields MQTRSGPDPRAAFFDARAANWEAHCYPPPVREKLAPLIASFALPAGGTVLDMGTGPGTLLPYLRAALGPGGRVFPFDLSLEMLRQARRKLGPADPPPVLATAMRLPFRGESFDAVVCFAAFPHFEDQGRALAEMARVARPGAAVIIAHLLCRAELLAHHGGHGAVARDTLPAEDRMRELFRLAGLPDPDMVDAPGRYLAVCRKPAGTPGGRA from the coding sequence ATGCAGACCCGCTCCGGCCCCGATCCCCGGGCTGCCTTCTTCGATGCCCGCGCCGCGAATTGGGAAGCCCACTGCTATCCGCCGCCGGTCCGGGAGAAGCTCGCTCCCCTGATCGCGTCCTTCGCCCTGCCGGCCGGAGGCACGGTCCTCGACATGGGCACCGGCCCGGGAACGCTCCTGCCCTATCTGCGTGCCGCCCTGGGACCGGGCGGACGGGTGTTCCCCTTCGACCTGTCCCTGGAGATGCTGCGGCAGGCGCGGCGCAAGCTCGGCCCGGCCGATCCGCCACCGGTGCTGGCCACGGCCATGCGCCTGCCGTTTCGCGGCGAAAGCTTCGATGCCGTGGTCTGCTTCGCCGCCTTTCCCCATTTCGAGGACCAGGGGCGAGCCCTGGCGGAAATGGCCCGGGTGGCCAGGCCGGGGGCGGCCGTCATCATCGCCCATCTGCTTTGCCGGGCCGAACTGCTCGCCCACCACGGCGGCCACGGCGCCGTGGCCCGCGACACCCTGCCCGCGGAGGACCGGATGCGGGAGTTGTTCCGGCTCGCCGGCCTGCCCGATCCCGACATGGTCGATGCCCCCGGGCGCTATCTCGCCGTGTGCCGCAAACCGGCCGGGACGCCGGGAGGCCGGGCATGA
- a CDS encoding metal ABC transporter solute-binding protein, Zn/Mn family, with the protein MRRLARALCCLILAGACWAPTVPPAAAQRPQAPIVVAAGTTLVSDIVNDLGQGWLTAVPIMPAAACPGHTDLRASDMRALVSARAILLHDWQTHLDAVMGPIRNDPALASKVRVVEAPGNWMVPDRQKAAILAVARLLAAIDPPRAARYAARATARAADVDKVAAALSVRAAPLRGLPVMADVQQKPLLRWFGCDIASQYGRFEESGPQGLAQAVAVARAARVRLVADNLQSSGGSGKTLAEELDAAFVVLSNFPGGFPEAPTWATAVAANLDRCLAALERHGE; encoded by the coding sequence ATGAGGCGGCTTGCGCGTGCGCTTTGTTGCCTGATCCTCGCCGGCGCCTGTTGGGCCCCGACCGTCCCGCCGGCGGCGGCGCAACGGCCGCAGGCGCCCATCGTCGTCGCCGCCGGCACCACCCTGGTATCCGACATCGTCAACGACCTGGGCCAGGGGTGGCTGACGGCCGTCCCCATCATGCCCGCCGCCGCCTGCCCGGGACACACCGACCTGCGGGCCTCGGACATGCGCGCCCTCGTCAGCGCCCGGGCCATCCTCCTGCACGACTGGCAGACCCACCTGGATGCCGTCATGGGGCCGATCCGAAACGACCCGGCCCTGGCCTCGAAAGTGCGCGTGGTCGAGGCGCCCGGCAACTGGATGGTGCCCGACCGCCAGAAAGCGGCCATCCTGGCCGTGGCCCGGCTGCTGGCCGCCATCGATCCGCCCCGGGCCGCCCGCTATGCGGCGCGCGCCACGGCCCGGGCGGCCGACGTGGACAAGGTCGCGGCGGCACTCTCCGTCAGGGCCGCGCCGCTGCGGGGGCTGCCGGTCATGGCCGACGTCCAGCAAAAACCGCTGCTGCGCTGGTTCGGCTGCGACATTGCCTCGCAATACGGCCGGTTCGAGGAGAGCGGGCCGCAGGGGCTGGCCCAGGCCGTGGCCGTGGCCCGGGCGGCCAGGGTCCGGCTCGTGGCCGACAATCTGCAAAGCTCGGGCGGTTCGGGCAAGACCCTGGCCGAGGAACTGGACGCGGCTTTCGTCGTGCTGTCCAATTTCCCGGGCGGATTCCCCGAGGCCCCGACCTGGGCCACCGCCGTCGCCGCCAACCTGGACCGCTGCCTGGCCGCCCTCGAACGCCATGGCGAGTGA
- a CDS encoding metal ABC transporter ATP-binding protein, producing MASEAALSLRGVVVKRRGRTVLGIDALDVGKGLVLGVIGPNGAGKSTLLAAISGLLPLSAGVLRLFGNDLAGPGARKARRNIALVMQAQDVDPRLPISVHESVMSGGYARRGWFRAPGAELSRRALEMLELVGMAHLAGRPLGQLSGGERQRAAIARALAQEPSVLLLDEPTSALDWRAQRDILACVAGLRQRLGLTVLLATHNLNSLESLCHEVLCLDAGRPVWRGPAAEALNAGRLGGLYRAEVAVVTHGGRRVVLF from the coding sequence ATGGCGAGTGAGGCCGCCCTTTCCCTGCGCGGCGTCGTGGTCAAAAGGCGCGGCCGCACCGTCCTTGGCATCGACGCCCTGGACGTCGGAAAAGGCCTGGTCCTGGGCGTCATAGGCCCCAACGGGGCCGGCAAAAGCACCCTGCTTGCCGCCATATCCGGGTTGTTGCCGCTTTCGGCCGGCGTGCTGCGGCTTTTCGGAAACGACCTGGCCGGCCCCGGCGCGCGCAAGGCCAGGCGGAATATCGCCCTGGTCATGCAGGCCCAGGATGTGGACCCGCGCCTGCCCATCAGCGTCCACGAATCCGTCATGTCCGGCGGCTACGCCCGGCGCGGCTGGTTTCGGGCCCCGGGCGCGGAGCTCTCCCGACGGGCCCTGGAGATGCTGGAACTCGTGGGCATGGCGCATCTGGCCGGACGCCCCCTGGGGCAGCTTTCCGGCGGGGAACGGCAGCGCGCCGCCATTGCCCGGGCGCTGGCCCAGGAGCCCTCCGTGCTGCTGCTCGACGAGCCCACGTCGGCGCTCGACTGGCGCGCCCAGCGCGACATCCTCGCCTGCGTCGCCGGGTTGCGCCAACGGCTGGGACTGACCGTGCTCCTGGCGACACACAACCTCAACAGCCTGGAAAGCCTGTGCCACGAGGTGCTGTGCCTGGACGCGGGCCGGCCGGTCTGGCGGGGGCCGGCCGCCGAGGCCCTTAACGCCGGCCGGCTCGGCGGCCTCTACCGGGCCGAGGTGGCCGTGGTGACCCACGGCGGCCGGCGCGTGGTGCTTTTTTGA
- a CDS encoding metal ABC transporter permease: MDAFLDAGFMRHALLAGLFAGVACALAGVFAVLMRLTFIGVCLAHAAFAGGLLGLLFGADPLTGALLASLAAAAVIGPVADRGELSPDTAVGVVFSAMLGLAIFCLGLLPGPKTAGLNLFWGNILTVGRRDLWLLGGVAVTASLAVVAFFKEIQAVACHRQIARASGLPATAIFYGILFFTGLTVTACLPSVGGLLVYSLLINPAAAAYQLTYRLGRLFVLAAVFGVVSCEGGLWLAWKLDVPAGASIVLVSSLLFLAALACSPKRKAGSRREG, from the coding sequence ATGGATGCCTTTCTTGACGCGGGATTCATGCGCCATGCCCTGCTGGCCGGGCTGTTCGCCGGGGTGGCCTGCGCCCTGGCCGGGGTCTTCGCCGTGCTCATGCGCCTGACGTTCATCGGCGTGTGCCTGGCCCATGCCGCCTTCGCCGGCGGGCTGCTGGGGCTGCTTTTCGGCGCGGATCCGCTTACCGGCGCCCTTTTGGCCAGCCTGGCGGCGGCGGCGGTCATCGGGCCGGTGGCCGACCGGGGCGAGCTTTCGCCCGATACCGCCGTGGGCGTGGTCTTCTCGGCCATGCTGGGGCTGGCCATCTTCTGCCTGGGCCTTCTGCCCGGGCCCAAAACCGCCGGGCTCAACCTGTTTTGGGGCAACATCCTGACCGTCGGCCGGCGCGACCTGTGGCTGCTTGGCGGCGTGGCCGTGACGGCGAGCCTGGCTGTGGTCGCCTTTTTCAAGGAGATCCAAGCCGTGGCCTGCCATCGCCAAATCGCCCGGGCCAGCGGCCTGCCGGCCACGGCCATTTTCTACGGCATCCTCTTTTTCACCGGGCTGACCGTCACGGCCTGCCTGCCGAGCGTCGGCGGGCTCCTCGTCTACAGCCTGCTGATCAATCCGGCGGCGGCCGCCTATCAGCTCACCTACCGCCTGGGACGGCTGTTCGTTCTGGCCGCGGTGTTCGGCGTGGTTTCCTGCGAGGGAGGGCTTTGGCTGGCCTGGAAACTCGACGTGCCGGCCGGCGCGTCCATCGTCCTGGTTTCAAGCCTGCTCTTTCTGGCCGCCCTGGCCTGCTCCCCCAAGAGGAAGGCCGGCTCCCGACGCGAGGGCTAG
- a CDS encoding energy transducer TonB, with product MAGIQRVTPTRRGTSRRHVRLGWFLSLALHATLLAGLVIFYRFVAVRPVGGGGGGTGGAGGSVLAVDLSGLGSGEAGRQPDGDAPATDDGTRSTQQAATPQAPPEATPTDIPAPRPEQALPIPSAATAAAAVSPADPKPRPPRKARPRPVPDASAAPVPAPGHPLAGSGHDDTQAGPPGTGPGWEGGAIGQGGGTGGGSGHGDGPAVGPGQGLGEEDGMRPAAVDTKPRIQRQVEPDYPAEARRRGLEGHVVARLLVATDGGVARVGIVSAQPPHVFDQAVLAALRKWRFHPARFEGRAVAAWVMLPIRFHLKP from the coding sequence ATGGCCGGCATCCAGCGCGTCACGCCAACGCGGCGAGGGACATCGCGCCGCCACGTCCGGTTGGGCTGGTTCCTGTCCCTGGCGCTGCATGCGACCCTCCTTGCCGGCCTTGTCATATTCTACCGTTTTGTCGCGGTGCGCCCTGTCGGGGGCGGCGGGGGCGGAACCGGCGGCGCGGGCGGGTCCGTTTTGGCGGTGGATCTATCCGGACTCGGATCGGGCGAAGCCGGCCGGCAGCCCGACGGGGACGCGCCGGCAACGGACGACGGGACGCGTTCCACGCAACAAGCCGCGACACCGCAGGCCCCCCCCGAAGCCACGCCAACGGATATCCCGGCGCCCCGGCCGGAACAGGCCTTGCCGATCCCGTCGGCCGCCACCGCCGCCGCTGCCGTCAGCCCGGCCGACCCGAAACCGCGCCCCCCGCGAAAAGCCCGGCCGCGCCCCGTCCCCGACGCCTCGGCCGCCCCCGTGCCGGCGCCCGGGCACCCGCTCGCGGGGTCTGGCCACGACGATACCCAGGCAGGCCCGCCGGGAACCGGCCCAGGCTGGGAAGGCGGAGCGATCGGCCAGGGCGGCGGGACCGGCGGGGGCAGCGGTCACGGTGACGGCCCGGCGGTCGGCCCGGGACAGGGCCTGGGTGAGGAAGACGGCATGCGCCCGGCGGCAGTGGATACGAAGCCGCGGATCCAGCGGCAGGTCGAGCCCGATTATCCTGCCGAGGCGCGTCGCCGGGGGCTCGAAGGCCACGTGGTCGCGCGGTTGCTGGTCGCGACCGACGGCGGCGTGGCCCGCGTCGGCATCGTTTCCGCGCAGCCGCCCCACGTGTTCGACCAGGCGGTCCTGGCGGCCCTTAGGAAATGGCGGTTTCATCCCGCCCGGTTCGAAGGGCGCGCCGTCGCGGCCTGGGTCATGCTGCCGATACGGTTTCACCTGAAGCCGTGA
- a CDS encoding response regulator — protein MNPAAQEILIVDDEQPIRRFLRTVLTEQGYKVSEAETGRKGVAMASNTGLALILLDLGLPDLDGLEVLSLLRGMTEAPIIVLSARETQEAKIAALDGGAVDYLTKPFGVGELAARIRVALRLAAAKGGPPGQEVVSGELRVDLANRQVHLRGQEIRLTPIEFNLLAYLAKNAGKVVTHRQLLQAVWGPNATDKEHYLRIYIHQLRHKIEPIPSRPRFVRTESGVGYRFLQQDEAGIAGSHGNRGW, from the coding sequence ATGAACCCGGCGGCGCAGGAAATCCTCATCGTGGATGATGAACAGCCCATCCGTCGTTTCCTGCGGACGGTGCTGACGGAGCAAGGATACAAGGTCTCGGAAGCGGAGACCGGAAGGAAGGGCGTGGCCATGGCCTCGAATACAGGCCTCGCCCTGATTCTTCTCGATCTGGGCCTGCCCGATTTGGATGGCCTGGAAGTCCTGTCGCTGTTGCGAGGCATGACCGAGGCCCCCATCATTGTCCTTTCGGCCCGGGAAACCCAGGAAGCCAAAATCGCCGCCCTGGACGGGGGGGCGGTGGACTACCTCACCAAACCCTTCGGCGTCGGCGAACTGGCCGCCCGCATCCGTGTGGCCCTGCGCTTGGCGGCGGCCAAAGGCGGACCGCCCGGACAGGAAGTCGTATCCGGCGAATTGCGTGTCGATTTGGCGAACCGCCAAGTGCACCTTCGCGGGCAGGAAATCCGCCTCACGCCGATCGAATTCAATTTGCTGGCGTATTTGGCGAAAAATGCCGGCAAGGTGGTGACGCACCGACAGTTGCTTCAGGCGGTTTGGGGGCCCAACGCGACGGACAAGGAGCATTATCTTCGCATCTACATCCATCAGTTGCGTCACAAGATCGAGCCCATACCCTCCCGCCCGCGCTTCGTGCGGACCGAGTCCGGCGTGGGCTATCGGTTTCTCCAGCAGGACGAGGCGGGAATCGCCGGATCGCACGGAAATCGCGGTTGGTGA
- a CDS encoding sensor histidine kinase KdpD, translated as MSAAEHRPDPDRLLAYVQRQEDKKHGGRLRIFLGMAPGVGKTYSMLEAARLKRAEGVTVLVGVAETHGRTETEALLAGLDILPRQRIDYRGHELAEFDLDAALARHPELLLVDELAHTNAPGCRHDKRWKDVVELLDNGIDVWSTLNVQHLESLGDVVAQITGVRVRETVPDTLLERADSVVLVDLPPDDLRQRLKEGKVYLPQQADWASANFFRQGNLMALRELALRATALRANTEVLVYRHGRSIQTTWPTSERILVCVGPSPSSAKLVRAAKRLASELHAPWLALSIQSDLPQQARDSALRHLKLAEELGAETFVISGVSVASEIVAFARQQNVTKIIVGKPVRRRLRDYVLGSPVDRLIRESEEIDVHVIRGDAGAAAPAPVAGRPLAVPRWRQYLAAVGVLALCTGFCLSIFPVLDLANLIMVYMLGVMAVAIWLHRGPAICTSVLSVVAFDFFFVPPRFSFAVSDVRHLITFAVMFLVAMVMSSMAGKLKRQADTAVSAGRQSAALAALGRELVAMRGMDNLLAVAQRHLEDVFKVRVVFLLPDEADALLVRAKTPGTSALHGKQLGMAQWVLTNGKAAGWGTQTLPDSETLFLPLKGAGGVVGVVALDAGQAEGKTRLAFPDQQRLLEAFLAQIAQALEVDRLEEAAKSTLVAMESEKLKTSLLSSVTHDFQTPLAAISGSAEAILVLGEHAVWSTVRSLAENIHRESERLSRLVDNLLRLAKLESGKFKPHLRPVPLEEVLGAALTRLEPLLAGHPVDVDLPADLPLVTVDEVLMEQLFVNLLENAVKHTPAGTPVAIAAKVQKDRMLIQVTDRGAGLPAQELERIFERFYRVNRGTGADGYGLGLAICRLIAKVHGGEIAARNAPGGGLRLDVTLPLR; from the coding sequence ATGAGCGCAGCGGAACACCGTCCCGATCCCGACCGCCTCTTGGCCTACGTGCAGCGCCAGGAGGACAAAAAGCACGGAGGGCGGCTGCGCATTTTCCTGGGCATGGCCCCGGGCGTCGGCAAGACCTATTCCATGCTCGAAGCGGCCCGCCTGAAGCGGGCCGAAGGCGTGACGGTGCTGGTGGGGGTGGCGGAGACCCATGGCCGGACCGAGACCGAGGCCCTGCTTGCCGGCCTCGACATCCTGCCGCGCCAGCGCATCGACTATCGCGGGCATGAACTGGCCGAATTCGACCTGGACGCGGCCCTGGCCCGGCATCCGGAATTGCTGCTGGTCGACGAGCTGGCCCACACCAACGCCCCGGGCTGCCGCCACGACAAGCGCTGGAAGGATGTGGTGGAACTGCTCGACAACGGCATCGATGTCTGGAGCACGCTCAATGTGCAGCACCTGGAGAGCCTGGGCGACGTGGTGGCCCAGATCACCGGGGTGCGGGTGCGCGAGACCGTGCCGGACACCTTGCTCGAGCGGGCCGATTCCGTGGTCCTGGTCGATTTGCCCCCGGACGACCTGCGCCAGCGCCTGAAGGAAGGCAAGGTCTACCTGCCGCAGCAGGCGGACTGGGCCTCCGCCAATTTCTTCCGCCAGGGCAACCTCATGGCGCTGCGGGAACTGGCCCTGCGGGCCACGGCCCTTCGCGCCAACACCGAGGTCCTGGTCTACCGGCACGGCCGCTCCATCCAGACCACCTGGCCCACCTCCGAACGCATCCTGGTCTGTGTGGGACCGTCCCCGAGTTCGGCCAAGCTGGTCCGGGCGGCCAAGCGCCTGGCCTCGGAACTGCACGCCCCCTGGCTGGCCCTGTCCATCCAGTCCGACCTGCCGCAACAAGCCCGGGACAGCGCCTTGCGCCACTTGAAACTCGCCGAGGAACTGGGCGCGGAAACCTTCGTCATCTCGGGCGTCAGCGTGGCCAGCGAAATCGTGGCCTTCGCCAGGCAGCAAAACGTCACCAAGATCATCGTGGGCAAGCCCGTACGCCGGCGCTTGCGGGATTACGTGCTGGGCAGCCCGGTCGATCGACTCATTCGCGAATCCGAGGAAATCGACGTCCATGTCATCCGGGGGGATGCCGGCGCCGCCGCTCCCGCACCCGTGGCGGGAAGGCCGCTCGCCGTGCCGCGCTGGCGGCAGTACCTGGCGGCCGTAGGCGTCCTGGCGCTTTGCACCGGTTTTTGTCTTTCGATTTTTCCGGTCCTCGACCTGGCCAACCTGATCATGGTTTACATGCTGGGCGTCATGGCCGTGGCCATCTGGCTGCATCGGGGCCCGGCCATCTGCACCTCGGTCCTGAGCGTGGTGGCCTTCGACTTCTTTTTCGTGCCGCCCCGGTTCAGTTTCGCGGTATCGGACGTCAGGCATCTCATCACCTTCGCGGTCATGTTCCTGGTGGCCATGGTGATGAGCTCCATGGCCGGCAAGCTCAAACGCCAGGCGGACACGGCCGTTTCCGCCGGCCGGCAGAGCGCGGCCCTGGCCGCCCTGGGCCGGGAGCTCGTGGCCATGCGCGGCATGGACAACCTGCTGGCCGTGGCCCAGCGGCATCTGGAGGATGTCTTCAAGGTCCGTGTCGTTTTCCTCCTGCCGGACGAGGCGGACGCGCTCCTGGTTCGGGCCAAGACGCCGGGGACGTCGGCGCTGCACGGCAAGCAGCTCGGCATGGCCCAATGGGTGCTGACCAACGGCAAGGCGGCGGGCTGGGGAACGCAGACCCTGCCCGACTCGGAAACCCTGTTCCTGCCGCTTAAAGGCGCGGGTGGGGTCGTGGGCGTGGTGGCCCTCGACGCGGGGCAGGCGGAGGGGAAAACGCGGCTGGCCTTTCCGGACCAGCAGCGGCTTCTGGAAGCCTTTCTGGCCCAGATCGCCCAGGCGTTGGAGGTGGACCGCCTGGAGGAAGCCGCCAAATCCACGCTCGTGGCCATGGAATCGGAGAAGCTCAAGACCTCGCTGCTTTCCTCGGTGACCCACGATTTCCAGACGCCGCTGGCGGCCATTTCCGGCTCGGCCGAGGCCATCCTGGTGCTCGGGGAGCACGCCGTTTGGAGCACGGTGCGCAGTCTCGCCGAGAATATCCACAGGGAATCCGAGCGGCTCAGCCGCCTCGTGGACAATCTCCTGCGCCTGGCCAAGCTGGAGTCGGGCAAGTTCAAGCCGCATCTGCGGCCGGTGCCCCTGGAAGAGGTCCTCGGCGCGGCCCTGACCAGGCTGGAACCGCTGCTGGCCGGGCATCCCGTGGACGTGGACCTGCCTGCCGACCTTCCCCTGGTGACCGTGGACGAGGTGCTCATGGAACAGCTTTTCGTCAACCTGCTGGAAAACGCGGTGAAGCATACCCCGGCCGGCACGCCGGTGGCCATTGCGGCCAAGGTCCAAAAGGATCGGATGCTGATCCAGGTGACGGACCGGGGCGCGGGGCTGCCGGCCCAGGAACTGGAACGGATCTTCGAGCGGTTCTACCGGGTGAACCGGGGAACCGGGGCCGACGGCTACGGCTTGGGACTGGCCATCTGCCGCCTCATCGCCAAGGTGCATGGCGGGGAGATCGCGGCCCGAAATGCCCCGGGTGGCGGATTGCGCCTGGACGTGACCCTGCCCTTGCGCTGA
- the kdpC gene encoding potassium-transporting ATPase subunit KdpC — protein MFSETIQQCKPALRVLAVLTLLTGAVYPGLITGLAQLVFPGQASGSLVEKDGKVIGSALVGQPFADPSHFWGRPSATSPKPYDASSSSGSNLGPTNPDYLDTVAKRAAALRQEHGEGPVPVELVTASGSGLDPHVSPAAAYYQVSRVARATGLDPSQVRTLVERHVEGRQFGVLGEERVNVLALNLALDALAEKKKN, from the coding sequence ATGTTTTCCGAGACCATCCAGCAATGCAAACCGGCGCTGCGTGTCCTGGCCGTCCTGACCCTGCTCACCGGCGCCGTCTATCCGGGCCTGATCACCGGCCTGGCCCAGCTCGTTTTCCCGGGACAGGCAAGCGGCAGCCTCGTGGAGAAGGACGGCAAGGTCATCGGTTCGGCGCTCGTCGGCCAACCCTTCGCCGATCCGTCCCATTTCTGGGGGCGCCCCTCGGCCACGTCGCCGAAACCCTACGACGCCTCGTCCTCTTCGGGCTCCAACCTCGGACCGACGAATCCCGATTACCTGGACACGGTGGCCAAGCGCGCCGCCGCCCTGCGACAGGAGCACGGGGAAGGCCCCGTGCCCGTGGAGCTGGTCACGGCCTCGGGCAGCGGGCTCGATCCGCATGTTTCGCCGGCGGCCGCCTATTATCAGGTTTCCCGGGTGGCCAGGGCCACCGGGCTGGACCCCAGCCAGGTACGCACGCTCGTGGAGCGGCATGTCGAGGGGCGGCAGTTCGGCGTGCTGGGCGAGGAACGCGTCAACGTCCTCGCGTTGAATCTGGCCCTGGACGCCTTGGCGGAAAAAAAGAAGAATTGA